The following proteins are co-located in the Sphingomonas panacis genome:
- a CDS encoding type II secretion system F family protein: protein MAPAAGPKILGIDVFAVATLLAGVAACAVLLAVYAAMTVRDPMTKRVRALNDRREQLKAGITASTKRRAKLVTRNETTDRIKAFLSAFKMLQDSQVRAAQTKLLQAGIRSKEYAVAVIFGRLVLPIVFGGLSLYFVYGTDMFATWSPLKAYGIVAASFILSYKAPDLYLDNKVTKRSDAIRKGLPDALDLLVICAEAGLTVDAAFGRVARELGKAYPELGDEFTLAAIELSFLAERRQAFENLAARVKLDALKGVVTTMIQTEKYGTPLASALRVLSAEFRNERMMRAEEKAARLPAIMTIPLILFILPTLFIVILGPAACSISDSFIHGNH, encoded by the coding sequence ATGGCACCAGCAGCCGGACCAAAGATCCTCGGGATCGACGTCTTCGCGGTCGCGACCTTGCTCGCGGGCGTGGCGGCGTGTGCCGTCCTGCTCGCTGTCTATGCGGCCATGACCGTTCGCGACCCGATGACCAAGCGAGTCAGGGCGCTCAACGATCGCCGCGAACAGTTGAAGGCGGGGATCACCGCCTCGACCAAGCGCCGCGCCAAGCTCGTCACCCGGAACGAGACGACCGACCGCATCAAGGCGTTCCTCTCCGCGTTCAAGATGCTTCAGGACAGCCAGGTCAGGGCGGCGCAGACCAAGCTGCTTCAGGCCGGCATCCGATCCAAGGAATATGCCGTCGCGGTCATCTTCGGGCGGCTGGTGCTGCCGATCGTGTTTGGCGGCCTGAGCCTGTACTTCGTCTATGGCACGGACATGTTCGCAACATGGTCGCCGCTCAAGGCGTATGGCATCGTCGCCGCCAGCTTCATCCTGTCGTACAAGGCGCCCGACCTTTACCTCGACAACAAGGTGACGAAACGTTCGGACGCGATCCGCAAGGGCTTGCCCGACGCGCTCGACCTGTTGGTGATCTGTGCCGAAGCGGGACTGACCGTTGACGCGGCGTTCGGCCGCGTCGCGCGTGAACTCGGCAAGGCCTATCCCGAACTGGGCGACGAATTCACGCTCGCCGCGATCGAACTGAGCTTTCTGGCGGAACGCCGGCAGGCGTTCGAGAATCTCGCGGCGCGGGTGAAGCTCGATGCGCTCAAAGGCGTGGTCACCACGATGATTCAGACCGAAAAATACGGCACGCCGCTGGCGTCGGCGCTGCGCGTGTTGTCGGCGGAGTTTCGCAACGAACGCATGATGCGCGCCGAGGAGAAGGCCGCGCGCCTCCCCGCGATCATGACGATCCCGTTGATCTTGTTCATTTTGCCGACCCTGTTCATCGTGATTCTCGGGCCGGCGGCCTGTTCCATTTCGGACTCGTTCATCCACGGAAACCACTGA
- a CDS encoding TraB/GumN family protein, whose product MRFLKTLLAASLIVATPACAQPAPGAVKDVDPALWVAKDKDTTIYLFGTIHALKPGLGWFDEAVRKAFDASDSLVLEIPMPSREEAQKVILPLAIDPTGPTLTEKIPAAKRPAYLAGLAKLGVQPSAFDRFEPWFAGATVGQIELQKSGFGREDGVEKQLDAAAKAAGKPVTGLETLGQQLGYFHDLPQDAQVSFLLSGIEDIDTFPAEINKMVDLWGKGDADGLGRMMNEDLTKQPVLRQVLLYDRNARWADWIAKRMDQPGTVFIAVGAGHLAGAGSVQALLAKKHITVTRIRY is encoded by the coding sequence ATGCGCTTCTTGAAGACCTTGCTGGCGGCAAGCCTGATCGTGGCCACGCCCGCCTGCGCGCAGCCCGCGCCGGGCGCGGTCAAGGATGTCGATCCCGCGCTGTGGGTGGCCAAGGACAAGGACACCACGATCTACCTGTTCGGGACGATCCATGCGCTCAAGCCCGGTCTCGGCTGGTTCGACGAGGCCGTGCGGAAGGCGTTCGACGCGAGCGACAGCCTCGTCCTCGAAATCCCGATGCCCTCGCGCGAGGAGGCGCAGAAGGTGATTCTGCCGCTCGCGATCGATCCTACCGGGCCGACGCTGACCGAGAAAATTCCCGCCGCCAAGCGGCCTGCCTATCTCGCCGGTCTCGCCAAGCTCGGCGTACAGCCGAGCGCCTTCGACCGGTTCGAGCCGTGGTTCGCCGGCGCGACGGTCGGCCAGATCGAATTGCAGAAGAGCGGCTTCGGCCGCGAAGACGGTGTCGAGAAGCAGCTCGACGCGGCGGCCAAGGCGGCGGGCAAGCCGGTTACCGGGCTGGAGACGCTCGGCCAGCAACTCGGCTATTTTCACGATCTGCCGCAGGACGCGCAGGTCTCGTTCCTGCTCTCCGGCATCGAGGATATCGATACGTTCCCGGCCGAGATCAACAAGATGGTTGATCTGTGGGGCAAGGGCGATGCCGACGGGCTCGGCAGGATGATGAACGAGGATCTCACCAAGCAGCCGGTGCTGCGCCAGGTGCTGCTGTATGATCGCAACGCGCGCTGGGCGGACTGGATCGCCAAGCGGATGGATCAACCCGGCACGGTGTTCATCGCGGTCGGGGCGGGGCACCTCGCCGGCGCGGGCAGCGTCCAGGCGCTGCTCGCCAAGAAGCACATCACCGTGACGCGAATCCGCTACTGA
- a CDS encoding TraB/GumN family protein — translation MARIGLALPRAGGSGVRGALTAVLSLCWATAPASAQRIAYAGVPASQTLTLSGQPVVAGPRIVYAALPLDDQTAPPAAPLDDDAISPEEAARSADALLLSQLSQNYRPHPAIWRIGDRDTAIYLFGTVHVLPPGFAWRDAAIDAIVARADTLIVEAIDADAVPDFATAHDGDTPLPPLAARVSPDHRAALGRFTDTLPPEAAGIMDEMPTWIAAIAVGFVRDTQAGELPGPGADDWIEAQFRSRHKPVIAIEDAAKVMAQVSAVPEAEQRRSLDKALDTPAPTRAERRGPTHAWAQGDLGAGSALTREMMATSGGDALGGALLAHRNRAWADALVRRLKMPGTALFAAGAGHFIGPDSVLALLRKRGVRVTRVQ, via the coding sequence ATGGCGCGCATTGGTCTCGCTTTGCCGCGAGCGGGCGGGTCTGGGGTACGTGGTGCCCTGACGGCCGTGCTGTCGCTGTGCTGGGCGACCGCCCCGGCGTCGGCGCAACGCATCGCCTATGCCGGCGTTCCGGCCAGCCAGACGCTTACGCTTTCCGGCCAGCCGGTCGTGGCCGGCCCACGGATCGTCTACGCGGCACTTCCGCTCGACGATCAGACCGCGCCGCCGGCAGCGCCGCTCGACGACGACGCGATCTCGCCCGAGGAAGCGGCGCGCAGTGCGGACGCGCTGCTGCTGTCGCAGCTTTCCCAGAATTATCGTCCGCATCCGGCGATCTGGCGGATCGGCGACCGCGACACGGCGATCTATCTGTTCGGCACGGTGCATGTGCTGCCTCCCGGCTTCGCGTGGCGCGACGCCGCGATCGACGCGATCGTCGCCAGGGCCGACACGCTGATCGTCGAGGCGATTGATGCTGATGCCGTGCCAGACTTTGCCACCGCGCATGATGGCGACACGCCGCTGCCGCCGCTCGCCGCGCGCGTCTCGCCCGATCACCGCGCCGCGCTGGGGCGTTTCACCGACACGCTGCCGCCCGAAGCGGCTGGCATCATGGATGAAATGCCGACCTGGATCGCCGCGATCGCGGTCGGCTTCGTGCGCGACACGCAGGCGGGCGAACTGCCCGGTCCCGGCGCCGACGACTGGATCGAGGCGCAATTCCGCAGCCGCCACAAACCGGTCATCGCGATCGAGGATGCCGCAAAGGTGATGGCGCAGGTGAGCGCGGTGCCCGAGGCCGAGCAGCGCCGGTCGCTCGACAAGGCGCTCGATACGCCAGCGCCGACTCGTGCCGAACGCCGCGGGCCGACTCACGCCTGGGCACAGGGCGACCTCGGCGCCGGCTCGGCGCTGACACGCGAGATGATGGCGACGAGCGGTGGCGATGCGCTGGGTGGCGCGCTGCTCGCGCACCGCAACCGGGCCTGGGCGGACGCGCTGGTGCGACGGCTGAAAATGCCCGGCACCGCCTTGTTCGCGGCCGGGGCAGGGCATTTCATCGGCCCCGATTCGGTGCTGGCGCTGCTGCGCAAGCGCGGCGTGCGGGTGACGCGCGTGCAATAG
- a CDS encoding type II secretion system F family protein, which yields MDMMPILAVGVGALGVLVLLAFAFTGPSPERARTRRLASVRERHGESADPFSAVQARRIAATRGTRMDAAAMRYLPRPDALKKRLAMTGKSWTMGQYGAATVGCAAVVAAMLILLNLPVALSLLLGVAVGAGIPHMTVGFHIKRRVAKFTAKFPDAIELLVRGLRSGLPITETIGVVGQEIDGPIGVEFRAITDRMRIGRTLDAALQETADRLGTPEFQFFVISIAIQRETGGNLAETLANLATVLRTRFQMKLKIKAMSSESKASAYIVGALPFIVFSMIWMINPSYMQNFFVDPRLIIAGVGGLVWMGIGVFIMAKMVSFEI from the coding sequence ATGGACATGATGCCGATCCTTGCCGTTGGCGTCGGTGCGCTCGGCGTGCTGGTGCTGCTGGCGTTCGCGTTCACCGGCCCCTCGCCCGAACGCGCGCGCACGCGCCGGCTCGCATCGGTGCGCGAACGGCATGGCGAGAGCGCAGACCCGTTCTCCGCCGTGCAGGCGCGCCGCATCGCCGCCACGCGCGGCACCAGGATGGACGCGGCGGCGATGCGCTATCTGCCGCGCCCCGATGCGCTCAAGAAACGGCTGGCGATGACCGGCAAGAGCTGGACGATGGGCCAATACGGCGCGGCCACGGTCGGCTGCGCGGCGGTCGTGGCGGCGATGCTGATCCTCCTCAACCTGCCGGTCGCCTTGTCGCTGCTGCTCGGCGTCGCGGTTGGCGCTGGCATTCCGCACATGACGGTGGGCTTTCACATCAAGCGGCGCGTCGCCAAATTCACCGCCAAATTCCCCGACGCCATTGAACTGCTCGTGCGCGGCCTGCGCTCCGGCCTGCCGATCACCGAGACGATCGGCGTCGTGGGGCAAGAGATCGACGGACCGATCGGGGTCGAGTTCCGCGCGATCACCGACAGGATGCGGATCGGCCGCACGCTCGACGCAGCGTTGCAGGAGACCGCCGACCGGCTCGGCACGCCCGAATTCCAGTTCTTCGTCATCAGCATCGCGATCCAGCGCGAGACCGGAGGCAACCTCGCCGAAACGCTCGCCAACCTCGCCACGGTGCTGCGCACGCGCTTCCAGATGAAGCTCAAGATCAAGGCGATGTCGTCCGAATCCAAGGCATCGGCGTACATCGTCGGGGCATTGCCGTTCATCGTGTTCAGTATGATCTGGATGATCAACCCCAGCTACATGCAGAACTTCTTTGTCGATCCGCGGCTGATCATCGCCGGGGTTGGCGGGCTGGTGTGGATGGGGATCGGCGTGTTCATCATGGCCAAGATGGTCAGTTTCGAAATCTAA